A part of Paenibacillus sp. sptzw28 genomic DNA contains:
- a CDS encoding murein hydrolase activator EnvC translates to MKKGLAILAAAVFAVYIFQPFSGEAASQIDKINKELEKVRQQMSAASHNRNQAAKDKEYALAMKEKTAKTVNEIISQINEVGTQMNSVQSQIDDTEEKLMQAGQDLDAAEKRIKSRDKLLQSRIRLMYTNGVVSYLDVLMSSTSFSDFLDRYDSLKSILGQDQEILESHKKDKALIAQKKKEIEKSLADVKTMYAKLDDYHDLLKNKESQKEVMILQYNDKAQESEEISEEQEALLIKLAKKISDLEKQKKTSKNYYTGGKLAVPLHSAYRLSSPFGYRIHPITGRRTLHAGIDMAAPKGTSIYAAESGVVIVAQWWNGYGNCVIIDHGNGLWTVYGHIRDGGIDVEKGQTVKRGQKIAEVGSTGNSTGNHLHFEVRKNEKPVNPLPFLK, encoded by the coding sequence GTGAAAAAAGGACTAGCCATCCTAGCTGCAGCCGTATTCGCAGTATACATTTTTCAACCGTTCAGCGGGGAAGCCGCATCGCAGATCGATAAGATCAACAAAGAGCTTGAGAAGGTACGCCAGCAGATGAGCGCAGCCTCCCACAACCGTAACCAGGCGGCCAAGGATAAGGAATACGCGCTCGCCATGAAGGAAAAGACGGCCAAAACGGTAAACGAGATTATTTCGCAGATAAATGAAGTAGGCACTCAAATGAACAGCGTGCAGTCGCAAATCGACGATACGGAAGAGAAGCTTATGCAAGCCGGGCAGGATCTGGACGCGGCGGAGAAAAGGATAAAAAGCCGTGATAAGCTGCTCCAATCGCGCATTCGGCTGATGTATACGAACGGTGTGGTTTCGTATTTGGATGTTCTGATGAGCTCGACGAGCTTCAGCGATTTTCTCGACCGGTACGACTCGCTTAAATCCATTCTTGGCCAGGATCAGGAGATTCTCGAGAGCCACAAGAAAGATAAGGCGCTGATCGCTCAGAAGAAGAAGGAAATCGAGAAATCGCTTGCCGATGTGAAGACGATGTATGCGAAGCTGGACGATTACCATGATCTTTTGAAGAATAAAGAAAGCCAGAAGGAAGTCATGATTCTCCAGTATAACGACAAGGCGCAGGAGTCCGAAGAAATCAGCGAAGAACAGGAAGCGCTTCTGATCAAGCTGGCTAAGAAGATATCCGATCTTGAGAAGCAGAAGAAGACGAGTAAAAATTACTATACCGGCGGCAAGCTCGCAGTGCCGCTTCACTCGGCATACAGGCTCTCATCGCCGTTCGGTTACCGGATACATCCGATTACGGGCAGGCGGACGCTGCATGCCGGAATCGACATGGCTGCGCCGAAAGGGACTTCGATCTATGCGGCTGAGTCCGGTGTCGTCATCGTTGCCCAGTGGTGGAACGGATATGGAAATTGTGTTATTATCGATCATGGTAACGGGCTATGGACCGTCTACGGACATATCCGCGACGGCGGAATCGATGTTGAGAAGGGCCAAACGGTGAAACGTGGACAGAAGATTGCAGAAGTGGGCAGTACCGGCAACTCGACCGGGAACCATCTGCATTTCGAAGTGCGAAAGAATGAAAAGCCGGTCAACCCCTTGCCGTTTTTAAAATAA
- the ftsX gene encoding permease-like cell division protein FtsX has protein sequence MKFSTILRHFREGVKNVVRNGWMTFASISSIVISLFILGVFLLLALNVNNLADQIESQVQIRVFLQLGTEKAQIDQLKTEIGNIPEVSKVEYVSKEQGLELLRKNLGQDGADLLDGYDKENNPLPDSFTVEVFKPQTIAFAAKKIEAIGKTDNSSPITSVKYGKGTVESLFKITNAVRNIGLVIVAGLAITAMFLISNTIKMTILARRREIGIMKLVGATNNFIRWPFFIEGALIGISGSVITVALLLSGYSKLVQGSQFELGLMMIKLITLQEAGLLVSVLLIGLGTLIGIWGSTLSVRRYLKV, from the coding sequence ATGAAATTTAGTACCATTCTCCGCCACTTTCGCGAAGGTGTGAAGAATGTGGTGCGTAACGGATGGATGACATTCGCCTCGATCAGCTCCATCGTGATTTCGCTGTTCATCCTGGGCGTATTTCTCCTGCTGGCGCTGAACGTCAACAATTTGGCCGACCAAATTGAAAGCCAGGTGCAGATCCGCGTCTTTTTGCAGCTGGGCACGGAGAAAGCGCAGATCGATCAGCTCAAAACCGAGATCGGCAACATTCCGGAAGTAAGCAAGGTCGAATATGTCTCGAAGGAACAAGGACTTGAGCTGCTGCGCAAAAACCTCGGACAAGACGGAGCGGATTTGCTGGACGGGTACGACAAGGAAAACAATCCGCTGCCGGATTCGTTTACGGTGGAGGTATTCAAGCCGCAGACAATCGCTTTTGCCGCGAAGAAAATCGAAGCAATCGGTAAAACGGACAATTCAAGTCCCATTACGAGTGTCAAATATGGCAAAGGCACGGTAGAATCATTGTTCAAAATCACGAATGCTGTGCGCAATATCGGGCTGGTTATTGTCGCGGGTCTTGCGATTACCGCCATGTTCCTCATCTCCAACACCATCAAGATGACGATACTTGCAAGGCGGCGCGAAATCGGGATCATGAAGCTTGTCGGAGCCACCAATAACTTTATCCGTTGGCCGTTTTTTATTGAAGGGGCACTCATTGGAATATCAGGCTCGGTCATAACCGTAGCGCTGCTGTTGTCGGGTTATTCGAAACTTGTACAAGGATCGCAATTCGAGCTCGGTTTGATGATGATAAAGCTCATTACCTTGCAAGAAGCGGGCCTCCTTGTGTCGGTATTGCTGATCGGTCTTGGCACGCTTATCGGAATTTGGGGCAGTACCTTGTCGGTAAGAAGATATTTGAAAGTGTAG
- a CDS encoding S41 family peptidase, with translation MQFKGRTVAAFIVLTMVASVLITLTVADRWIALESGGMASLASSSESAAQQDLSKKELGKLNTVMELIGSKYFRDVDRAKVVDGAIHGMLESLGDPYSVYMEKDTAKQFSESIEGSFTGIGASVMLRDGKVTVESAIKGSPAERAGVLPNDVLLTANEEKLEGLKLNDAVAKIRGPKGTKVKLEIQRAGVSKPIHLTIIRDDVDYETVYANLRSDGIGVIEIRQFSLNTADRFTEELAQLEKQGMKGLVIDVRGNPGGVLPVVVSIAQTFIPKGQPIVQVEDRGGNREKTLSKGGGKPYPIAVLINKGSASASEVLAGALKEEAHAVLVGEQSFGKGTVQVSYDKVMGDGSLVKMTIAKWLTPLGNWVNEKGLEPDIKVLPPDYYTVARLSKSKTLVRDMIDEDIRSLQIMLAALGFETDRKDGYFSEVTEKSVKAFQKQAALPVTGKVDKTTAEKLEEKIVQKIQDDKNDTQLADAVSAVKEKLRIAH, from the coding sequence ATGCAGTTCAAAGGACGTACAGTGGCGGCGTTTATTGTGCTGACGATGGTGGCGTCCGTCCTCATTACGTTGACGGTGGCCGACCGCTGGATTGCACTCGAGAGCGGCGGAATGGCCTCGCTGGCGTCTTCTTCGGAATCGGCCGCTCAGCAGGATCTGAGCAAGAAGGAGCTGGGCAAGCTTAACACGGTGATGGAGCTGATCGGGAGCAAATACTTTCGCGATGTCGACAGGGCGAAAGTAGTCGACGGTGCCATCCACGGCATGTTGGAATCTCTCGGAGATCCATATTCGGTATATATGGAAAAAGACACGGCCAAGCAATTTTCCGAGTCGATCGAAGGATCCTTTACCGGTATCGGAGCCAGTGTAATGCTGAGAGACGGTAAAGTGACCGTCGAGTCCGCCATTAAAGGGTCGCCGGCGGAGCGGGCGGGGGTACTCCCGAACGACGTGCTGCTGACCGCTAACGAAGAGAAGCTGGAGGGACTAAAGCTCAATGATGCCGTAGCCAAAATCCGCGGGCCCAAAGGAACGAAAGTGAAATTGGAGATCCAGCGGGCAGGGGTTTCGAAGCCAATCCATTTGACTATTATCCGTGACGATGTGGATTACGAGACGGTATACGCCAATTTGCGCAGTGACGGTATCGGGGTTATTGAAATTCGCCAATTCTCGCTTAATACGGCTGACCGGTTTACGGAAGAGCTGGCGCAGCTGGAGAAGCAGGGAATGAAAGGTCTCGTTATTGATGTAAGGGGCAATCCGGGAGGGGTGCTTCCGGTTGTCGTATCGATTGCCCAGACATTCATACCCAAGGGCCAGCCGATCGTCCAGGTGGAGGACCGCGGCGGCAACCGCGAGAAAACCTTATCCAAAGGCGGTGGCAAGCCTTATCCGATAGCCGTGCTGATCAACAAAGGCAGCGCAAGCGCATCGGAGGTATTGGCCGGAGCATTGAAGGAAGAAGCCCATGCTGTGCTCGTTGGAGAGCAATCATTCGGTAAAGGCACTGTCCAGGTAAGCTACGATAAGGTAATGGGCGACGGCAGCTTGGTCAAAATGACGATAGCAAAGTGGCTCACGCCGCTTGGTAATTGGGTGAACGAGAAAGGCTTGGAGCCAGACATCAAGGTACTGCCTCCCGATTATTACACGGTTGCCCGCCTATCTAAGTCCAAGACGCTTGTTCGCGATATGATCGATGAGGATATTCGAAGTCTTCAGATTATGCTCGCAGCTCTCGGGTTTGAGACGGACCGCAAGGACGGTTATTTCAGCGAAGTAACGGAGAAGAGCGTTAAAGCGTTTCAAAAGCAGGCCGCTTTGCCGGTAACGGGGAAAGTAGATAAAACAACGGCGGAAAAGCTTGAAGAGAAAATTGTGCAGAAAATCCAGGATGATAAGAACGACACTCAACTGGCGGATGCGGTCAGCGCTGTGAAAGAGAAGCTGCGTATCGCCCATTGA
- the ftsE gene encoding cell division ATP-binding protein FtsE → MIELQDVWKTYVDGTHALRGVSVCIDRNEFVYLVGPSGAGKSTFMKLIYREEIPTKGQISVNGFNIGKLKPRKIPFVRRNIGVIFQDYRLLPKLTAYENIAFAMEVIEAPRRVIRKRTMEVLELIGLKNKQNSLPQQLSGGEQQRVAIARAIVNNPAVIVADEPTGNLDPETSWGIMNLLEEINFRGTTIVMATHNREIVNTLRKRVIAIENGIIARDEARGEYGYEI, encoded by the coding sequence GTGATCGAATTGCAAGACGTCTGGAAAACGTACGTGGACGGCACTCATGCGCTTCGCGGCGTTTCCGTTTGTATAGACCGCAATGAATTTGTTTATTTGGTCGGTCCGTCCGGCGCAGGAAAATCGACATTCATGAAGCTGATCTACCGCGAAGAAATTCCCACGAAGGGGCAAATCTCCGTCAACGGCTTTAATATCGGCAAACTGAAACCGCGCAAAATCCCGTTTGTCAGACGGAATATCGGCGTTATTTTTCAGGATTACCGGCTTCTTCCGAAGCTCACGGCCTATGAGAATATCGCTTTCGCGATGGAAGTCATCGAGGCGCCGCGCCGGGTCATCAGGAAACGGACGATGGAGGTACTGGAGCTGATCGGCCTCAAAAACAAGCAGAACAGTCTCCCCCAGCAGCTGTCCGGCGGCGAGCAGCAGCGTGTGGCTATCGCCCGCGCCATCGTCAACAATCCAGCGGTTATCGTGGCGGATGAACCTACCGGCAACCTCGATCCCGAGACATCATGGGGCATTATGAATCTGCTTGAAGAGATTAATTTCCGGGGAACGACGATCGTTATGGCTACCCATAACAGGGAAATCGTCAACACGCTCCGCAAACGCGTCATCGCCATCGAGAACGGCATCATTGCGCGCGATGAAGCGAGAGGGGAGTACGGCTATGAAATTTAG
- a CDS encoding PDZ domain-containing protein has product MDTALEMLSQAGSAVVQLIISPFYYLSLLLIMLQYMRQTRLERKLFHVRLHSWPKELGRTVLAGLLVGVLMSCAGLFLGVTVTGEAVLWMWGTAALLAVVRVRLLCFAYSVGLLGVLQWAVGWTTLPGSPGWIGTAASSLDRLDIPGLLLLVALMHLAEALLVRWQGDRLASPLFLAGKRGKLVGGYSLQGYWPVPMLMLVPAVSGGAAEASLPWKTLIGDASLWSGGWTMIGFPMVIGFSELTRTLLPKAKVRSTSQGLLVYGLVVAAAAAGAVFWPPLTLVAALCALLLHEALIIVSFFREAANSPFYVHDESGLRVLAVIPGSPAEAMGISAGEILHKVNGVSVRTKDELYAALHVNSAFCKLEVLNHEGQVKFIQRARYAGEHHQLGVVLAPDEKAGYYAESGAASLLDLIMRTRTARQRETSSRTL; this is encoded by the coding sequence TTGGACACGGCGTTGGAAATGCTCAGTCAAGCCGGTTCAGCTGTCGTTCAGCTGATAATATCACCTTTTTATTATCTTTCGCTGCTGCTCATTATGCTTCAATATATGCGGCAGACCAGGCTTGAGCGCAAACTCTTTCATGTACGTCTCCACTCTTGGCCGAAGGAGCTTGGAAGAACGGTGCTTGCCGGTCTGCTGGTCGGTGTACTGATGAGCTGTGCCGGATTGTTTCTCGGTGTCACCGTAACGGGCGAAGCGGTGCTCTGGATGTGGGGGACGGCGGCGCTGCTGGCCGTCGTGCGCGTCCGTTTGTTATGTTTTGCATATAGCGTCGGACTGCTCGGCGTGCTGCAGTGGGCAGTCGGGTGGACTACGCTGCCGGGCAGCCCCGGTTGGATCGGAACGGCCGCGTCTTCGCTGGACCGGCTGGATATACCGGGATTGCTGCTTTTGGTTGCACTAATGCATCTGGCGGAAGCGCTGCTCGTGCGCTGGCAGGGTGATAGGCTGGCCAGTCCGCTGTTTCTTGCGGGCAAACGAGGTAAGCTCGTTGGCGGATATTCTCTGCAGGGATACTGGCCGGTGCCGATGCTTATGCTTGTTCCTGCCGTCTCAGGCGGGGCAGCCGAGGCCTCTCTGCCATGGAAGACGCTTATCGGCGACGCCTCGCTGTGGAGCGGCGGCTGGACGATGATCGGTTTTCCGATGGTAATCGGTTTTTCGGAGCTGACACGTACGCTGCTTCCAAAAGCGAAGGTGCGCAGCACTTCGCAAGGTCTGCTTGTGTACGGGCTTGTTGTGGCGGCTGCCGCGGCAGGCGCCGTATTTTGGCCGCCGCTTACGCTTGTTGCAGCGCTTTGCGCGCTGCTGCTGCATGAAGCCTTGATTATTGTCAGCTTCTTTCGGGAGGCGGCCAACAGTCCGTTTTATGTGCACGATGAAAGCGGCCTGCGGGTACTGGCCGTTATACCCGGCTCGCCAGCTGAGGCGATGGGCATATCGGCCGGTGAAATACTGCATAAAGTGAACGGAGTGAGCGTCCGCACGAAGGACGAGCTCTATGCTGCGCTTCACGTCAACTCGGCTTTTTGCAAGCTTGAGGTGTTGAATCATGAGGGGCAGGTCAAATTTATCCAGCGCGCCCGTTACGCGGGTGAACACCATCAACTGGGCGTTGTATTGGCTCCGGACGAGAAAGCGGGCTATTATGCGGAATCGGGCGCCGCTTCATTATTAGACCTTATCATGCGGACCCGCACGGCGCGGCAGCGCGAGACGTCGTCCAGGACGCTGTAG